A single genomic interval of Croceibacter atlanticus HTCC2559 harbors:
- a CDS encoding AraC family transcriptional regulator produces the protein MDHSIKNNAESLVKETHIEDGFYVLRLQNETTDSKQFIREVSRDFIQFHFCVKGAAQLAFNDGGYQLPLHEEHSILLYNPQRDLPMDLTIEKDSWVVSVLIPIKKFHSLFSTEANYITFLTAENKDRKYYKDEIISPSMAVVLNQLMNYNLHPSIQALYFKGKAYELLSLYFNRPANADIEQCPFLVDEDNVAKIKKAKQIIIARMAEPPTLQELADEIQLSLNKLKEGFKQIYGDSVFSFLFDYKMEVARQLLESGSHNVNEVGLKVGYSTASHFISAFKKKYGTTPKKYVMALS, from the coding sequence ATGGATCATTCAATAAAAAATAACGCTGAAAGTTTGGTTAAAGAAACACATATAGAAGATGGTTTTTATGTGCTGAGGTTACAAAATGAAACGACTGATAGCAAGCAGTTTATACGTGAAGTAAGTAGAGATTTTATACAATTTCATTTTTGCGTGAAAGGTGCTGCTCAATTAGCATTTAATGATGGTGGTTACCAACTGCCATTACATGAAGAGCACTCCATATTACTTTACAATCCTCAGCGAGATTTGCCTATGGATCTTACTATTGAAAAAGATTCTTGGGTGGTTTCGGTACTTATTCCTATCAAAAAATTTCACTCATTATTTTCTACAGAGGCCAACTATATTACATTCTTAACGGCAGAGAATAAGGATAGAAAGTACTATAAAGACGAGATTATTTCACCATCTATGGCAGTTGTGCTTAACCAACTTATGAACTATAATTTGCATCCATCTATACAAGCGCTATACTTTAAAGGAAAAGCTTATGAACTGTTAAGCCTTTATTTTAATAGGCCAGCTAATGCAGATATTGAACAATGCCCATTTCTGGTAGACGAAGATAATGTTGCGAAAATTAAAAAAGCCAAGCAAATTATTATTGCTCGCATGGCAGAACCACCAACTTTACAAGAGTTAGCAGATGAAATACAATTAAGCTTAAATAAATTAAAAGAAGGCTTTAAGCAAATTTATGGAGACTCAGTTTTTAGTTTCTTGTTTGATTATAAAATGGAAGTAGCACGACAACTTTTAGAAAGCGGCTCACACAATGTAAATGAAGTGGGCTTAAAAGTGGGTTACAGTACTGCAAGTCACTTTATTTCTGCATTTAAAAAGAAATATGGAACTACTCCCAAGAAATATGTGATGGCACTTAGTTAA
- a CDS encoding uroporphyrinogen-III synthase, which produces MASILSTKILTRSQRELVLNTGFGLVEYNAINISFTKVSLPKRIENGIFTSQNAVAAIKDKNIEIERVFCVGQNTRKALENLGYNVMLHAEHSRALGQKITIQYPEATFTFFCGNKRRDALPELLHKHNINLTEIEVYKTSLNIKEFQRTFNAIMCFSPSGVQSYFGANKPQKETIVCIGNTTATAAKLYTDQIAIANTTSIESVIAKTVKVLNKTF; this is translated from the coding sequence ATGGCTAGTATATTATCTACCAAAATTCTTACGCGCTCACAACGAGAGTTGGTTTTAAATACAGGATTTGGTCTGGTAGAATATAATGCCATAAACATTTCATTTACAAAGGTTAGTTTACCAAAAAGGATAGAGAACGGTATTTTTACTAGTCAAAATGCTGTTGCTGCTATAAAAGACAAAAATATTGAGATTGAACGCGTGTTTTGTGTAGGGCAAAACACTAGGAAAGCTTTAGAAAATCTAGGGTATAACGTCATGTTACACGCGGAACACTCTAGAGCGTTGGGACAAAAAATTACAATACAATATCCTGAAGCAACGTTTACTTTTTTCTGTGGAAATAAAAGAAGAGATGCATTACCAGAGCTCTTACACAAACATAATATAAACCTTACGGAGATAGAAGTTTACAAAACAAGTTTAAACATAAAAGAATTCCAAAGAACATTTAATGCCATTATGTGTTTTAGTCCTAGTGGTGTACAAAGTTATTTTGGAGCAAATAAGCCACAAAAAGAAACTATTGTCTGTATTGGTAATACTACAGCTACGGCAGCAAAGCTCTATACAGATCAAATTGCAATTGCTAACACAACCTCGATTGAAAGTGTTATAGCAAAGACAGTAAAGGTTTTAAATAAGACATTTTGA
- the hemC gene encoding hydroxymethylbilane synthase: MSKVIRIGTRDSELALWQANTVKAQLENLGYKTVLVPVKSTGDLILDQPLYELGITGIFTKTLDVAMVNGDVDIAVHSMKDVPTALPKGIMQGAVLKRAATKDILVHKGLDFLEAEGTIATGSLRRKAQWLNKYPNHKVVDLRGNVNTRLQKLEDNSWNGAIFAKAGLTRINVLPEHFIELDWMLPAPAQGAMVIAVMEQDVFCKEAVSKLNDHFSEICTTIEREFLKTLEGGCTAPIGALAVIEDKDIWFRGCLFSLDGKQKLEIEKRVSLKENRNLGRNCAIEILDQGGKDLMADIKASLDKS, encoded by the coding sequence ATGAGTAAAGTAATACGCATAGGTACTAGAGATAGTGAGTTGGCATTATGGCAAGCTAATACTGTAAAAGCACAACTAGAAAACTTAGGCTACAAAACTGTACTTGTACCAGTTAAGTCGACTGGAGATTTAATTTTAGATCAGCCACTTTATGAATTGGGTATTACCGGTATTTTCACAAAGACATTAGATGTGGCTATGGTTAATGGCGATGTTGATATTGCTGTACACAGCATGAAAGATGTCCCTACAGCATTACCAAAAGGTATCATGCAAGGTGCTGTTTTAAAACGTGCTGCCACTAAAGACATACTAGTACATAAAGGGTTAGATTTTTTAGAAGCAGAAGGAACTATTGCTACAGGAAGTTTACGCAGAAAAGCACAATGGTTAAATAAATATCCAAATCACAAGGTTGTCGATTTAAGAGGTAATGTGAATACAAGACTTCAAAAATTAGAAGACAATTCTTGGAACGGAGCTATTTTTGCCAAAGCAGGCTTAACACGTATAAATGTATTGCCTGAGCATTTTATTGAGTTAGATTGGATGCTACCTGCTCCAGCACAAGGCGCTATGGTTATTGCAGTTATGGAGCAGGATGTATTTTGTAAAGAAGCTGTTTCCAAACTTAATGATCACTTTTCAGAAATTTGTACCACAATAGAACGAGAATTCTTAAAAACTTTAGAAGGTGGCTGTACTGCTCCAATTGGTGCTTTAGCAGTTATTGAGGATAAGGACATTTGGTTTAGAGGTTGTTTATTTAGTTTAGATGGCAAGCAAAAATTAGAAATTGAGAAGCGAGTATCTCTTAAAGAAAATCGTAATCTGGGTAGAAATTGTGCTATCGAGATTTTAGATCAAGGCGGTAAAGATCTTATGGCAGATATTAAAGCTTCGCTAGACAAATCATAA
- a CDS encoding head GIN domain-containing protein translates to MRVTIKHIIAFSTLILASVFSVSAQTKTYDVSNFNKITINPHIQVTFIKGDKASVVIESSTESLDKLNVEVDDETLELYLDDARVYTKSEKNNNIRKDVYNGTVVKATITYTTISALSLRGEERFDFVDNVEAKDLKLSVYGDSQVYMKEIEVENLKIATYGESYLMIESGTTNYQQIRAYGESKLNAINVDNKETKLTAYGEGTFQLNVSDKLKVTSYGEAVVTYKGNAKLSRGLSFGDATVRKL, encoded by the coding sequence ATGAGAGTTACTATTAAACACATTATAGCTTTTTCAACTTTAATTTTAGCATCTGTATTTTCTGTAAGCGCACAGACAAAGACTTATGACGTATCAAATTTTAATAAGATTACTATAAATCCACACATACAAGTTACATTTATAAAGGGTGACAAAGCTTCTGTAGTTATTGAGAGCAGCACAGAATCCTTAGACAAGCTTAATGTTGAGGTAGACGATGAGACTCTAGAGCTATATTTAGATGATGCAAGAGTTTACACTAAATCTGAGAAAAATAATAATATTAGAAAAGATGTATATAATGGTACAGTAGTAAAAGCTACGATAACATATACTACTATAAGTGCATTATCATTAAGAGGCGAAGAGCGTTTTGATTTTGTAGATAATGTAGAAGCAAAAGACTTAAAATTAAGTGTTTATGGAGACTCTCAAGTATACATGAAAGAAATTGAAGTTGAGAATCTTAAAATTGCAACCTATGGTGAAAGCTACCTTATGATTGAAAGTGGGACTACAAACTATCAACAAATTAGAGCATATGGTGAATCTAAGTTAAATGCAATAAATGTAGATAATAAGGAAACCAAATTAACAGCTTATGGCGAAGGCACTTTCCAACTTAACGTTTCAGATAAATTAAAAGTTACGTCTTATGGAGAAGCTGTTGTAACCTATAAAGGAAATGCTAAATTAAGCAGAGGTTTAAGTTTTGGAGACGCTACTGTAAGAAAATTATAA
- the hemE gene encoding uroporphyrinogen decarboxylase encodes MIKNDLFLKALRGESVERPPVWMMRQAGRYLPEFMELKHKYDFFTRCQTPELASEITVQPIRRYGMDAAILFSDILVIPQAMNIDVEMKPGVGPWLPTPIRTAKQVEQDVIVPNIDETLGYVMDAITMTKEKLNNEVPLIGFAGSPWTILCYCVQGQGSKNFDKAKEFCFTQPVAAHLLLQKITDTTIAYLKRKVETGVNAVQVFDSWGGMLSPVDYQEFSWQYIQQIIDALKDMAPVIAFGKGCWFALDEMSKSGASALGVDWTITAENARKFTNNSITLQGNFDPTRLFSPPKEIKRMVTEMIDAFGKDKYIVNLGHGILPNIPIENAGAFIEAVKEYKSK; translated from the coding sequence ATGATAAAAAACGATTTATTTTTAAAAGCATTAAGAGGCGAGTCTGTTGAGCGTCCTCCAGTTTGGATGATGAGACAAGCAGGTCGTTATCTGCCAGAATTTATGGAGCTTAAGCACAAGTATGATTTCTTTACGCGTTGCCAAACTCCAGAATTAGCAAGTGAAATTACCGTGCAACCTATACGCCGATATGGTATGGATGCTGCTATTTTGTTTTCAGACATATTAGTTATCCCTCAAGCTATGAATATAGATGTAGAGATGAAGCCAGGCGTTGGTCCTTGGCTACCTACACCTATACGCACAGCAAAACAAGTAGAGCAAGATGTTATTGTCCCTAATATAGATGAAACCTTAGGTTATGTTATGGATGCTATTACTATGACTAAGGAAAAACTTAATAATGAAGTGCCATTAATTGGTTTTGCAGGGTCACCGTGGACCATTTTATGTTATTGTGTGCAAGGGCAAGGCTCTAAAAACTTTGATAAAGCTAAAGAGTTTTGTTTTACTCAACCCGTTGCTGCTCATTTATTGCTTCAAAAAATAACAGATACTACTATAGCGTATTTAAAGCGTAAAGTTGAAACTGGTGTAAATGCAGTACAAGTTTTTGATTCTTGGGGCGGCATGTTATCTCCAGTAGATTATCAGGAATTTAGCTGGCAATACATTCAACAAATTATTGATGCCTTAAAAGATATGGCACCAGTAATTGCATTTGGAAAAGGCTGTTGGTTTGCTTTAGACGAGATGAGCAAAAGTGGCGCATCTGCATTAGGTGTAGATTGGACAATAACTGCAGAAAATGCCAGAAAATTTACTAACAACAGTATAACACTTCAAGGTAATTTTGACCCTACGCGTTTGTTCTCACCACCAAAAGAAATTAAGCGTATGGTTACTGAAATGATTGATGCTTTTGGTAAAGACAAGTACATAGTTAATTTAGGACATGGTATTTTACCTAATATCCCTATTGAAAATGCAGGTGCATTTATTGAAGCTGTTAAGGAATATAAAAGTAAATAG
- the hemA gene encoding glutamyl-tRNA reductase: protein MIQNLKRHFPQAANANFFAIGLNYKKADAEIRGHFSISEQAQSAILQQAKDDGIPAIVVISTCNRTEIYGFAKDEIQLIKLLCEHTHGTVDEFKNVSYIYKNIIAIDHLFRVGTGLDSQILGDFEIISQLRHGFKQSKKIGMINPFMERLINAVIQASKRIKNETEISSGATSVSFASVQYILARVPYVSEKNILLFGTGKIGRNTCENLIKHTNNEHITLINRTKGKAEKIAGKFNLVVKDYADIQSEISSSDILIVATGAQQPTINKDLLFLKKPLLILDLSIPKNVSEDVKDLDNVTLVHLDDLSAITDKTLEKRSKQIPQAEQIIAEIKEEFDAWLKTRKFAPTIKALKGKLNDLKDAEIDFQSKKIKDFNQQQAEIISNRLIQKITTQFANHLKSEGKTIDESLEMIQRVFHLEDNV, encoded by the coding sequence ATGATACAAAACTTGAAGCGACATTTTCCCCAAGCGGCTAACGCCAATTTTTTTGCCATCGGTCTTAATTACAAAAAAGCCGATGCCGAAATACGTGGTCATTTTAGTATTTCTGAGCAAGCACAATCTGCAATTTTACAGCAAGCTAAAGATGATGGCATTCCTGCCATTGTTGTAATCTCTACGTGTAACAGAACAGAGATTTATGGTTTTGCAAAAGACGAGATTCAACTCATTAAGTTACTTTGTGAGCACACTCATGGTACTGTAGATGAGTTTAAGAATGTCTCTTACATTTACAAGAATATAATAGCTATAGATCATCTTTTTAGAGTAGGTACTGGTTTAGACAGCCAAATTCTCGGTGATTTCGAAATTATCTCACAACTACGACACGGTTTTAAACAATCTAAAAAGATTGGTATGATTAATCCGTTTATGGAGCGATTAATTAATGCCGTTATACAAGCAAGCAAGCGCATAAAAAATGAAACAGAGATTTCTAGCGGTGCAACATCTGTAAGCTTTGCTTCTGTACAATATATATTGGCTAGAGTTCCTTATGTATCAGAAAAAAACATATTGTTATTCGGTACAGGTAAAATAGGTAGAAATACGTGTGAAAACCTTATTAAACATACCAATAACGAACATATTACACTTATAAACAGAACTAAAGGCAAAGCTGAAAAAATTGCCGGAAAGTTTAACTTAGTTGTAAAAGATTATGCAGATATACAGTCTGAGATTTCTTCTTCAGACATACTAATAGTTGCAACTGGCGCACAACAACCTACCATTAATAAAGATTTATTATTTCTTAAAAAGCCTTTATTAATTTTAGATTTATCTATTCCTAAAAATGTTTCAGAAGACGTTAAGGATTTAGATAACGTTACGTTGGTTCATTTAGATGATTTATCTGCCATTACAGACAAAACTTTAGAAAAGCGTTCTAAACAAATTCCGCAGGCAGAGCAAATAATTGCTGAGATTAAAGAAGAATTTGATGCTTGGCTAAAAACAAGAAAGTTTGCACCTACTATAAAAGCACTAAAAGGGAAGCTTAATGATTTAAAAGATGCTGAAATAGATTTTCAGAGCAAGAAGATTAAAGACTTTAATCAACAACAAGCAGAAATTATTAGCAACCGTCTTATTCAAAAAATTACCACACAGTTTGCCAACCATCTTAAAAGTGAAGGTAAAACTATTGATGAAAGTTTAGAGATGATTCAACGTGTGTTTCACTTAGAAGATAACGTATAA